The following are from one region of the Oryzias latipes chromosome 12, ASM223467v1 genome:
- the rab27b gene encoding ras-related protein Rab-27B translates to MTDGDYDYLIKLLALGDSGVGKTTFLYRYTDNKFNPKFITTVGIDFREKRVVYTASNPNGTTTGKTFKVHLQLWDTAGQERFRSLTTAFFRDAMGFLLMFDLTSQQSFLNVRNWMSQLQANAYCENPDIVLVGNKVDLADQREVQEKQAKELADKYGIPYFETSAATGAEVDKAVITLLDLVMKRMEQCVDKPPADSANGNGATKLSDAQPIEKKCAC, encoded by the exons ATGACTGACGGGGATTATGACTACCTTATAAAGCTCCTTGCCCTGGGGGACTCCGGAGTAGGGAAGACCACATTTCTTTACCGATACACGGATAACAAGTTCAACCCCAAGTTCATCACTACAGTCGGCATCGACTTCAGGGAAAAAAGAGTG GTCTACACAGCATCCAACCCCAACGGGACGACAACAGGAAAAACCTTCAAGGTTCATCTTCAGCTGTGGGATACAGCTGGACAGGAGAG GTTCCGCAGCCTGACTACGGCATTCTTCAGGGATGCCATGGGGTTCCTGCTGATGTTTGATCTCACCAGCCAGCAGAGCTTCCTCAACGTCAGAAACTGGATGA GCCAGCTTCAGGCTAATGCTTACTGTGAGAACCCAGACATTGTTTTAGTCGGGAACAAGGTGGACCTGGCTGACCAGCGGGAGGTTCAGGAGAAACAAGCCAAGGAGCTGGCAGATAAATACGG GATCCCGTACTTTGAGACCAGCGCTGCAACAGGAGCAGAAGTGGACAAGGCGGTGATAACGCTGTTGGATCTGGTCATGAAGAGGATGGAGCAGTGTGTCGACAAACCACCTGCAGATTCAGCCAATGGAAACGGGGCTACTAAGCTCAGTGATGCACAGCCTAttgagaaaaaatgtgcatgttaA
- the txnl1 gene encoding thioredoxin-like protein 1 — MVGVKVIGSDPDFQPELAAAGSRLVVVKFTMAGCRPCVRISPAFNALSNKYPHVVFLEVDVHVCQATAAANNISATPTFLFFRNRVRVDQYQGADAAGLEEKIKQHTENDPGNNEDSDIPKGYMDLMPFVSKAGCECLNESDDCGFDNCLIKDSSYLESDCDEQLLITIAFNQPVKLFSMKLQSSEFAQAPKVVKIFINLPQSMGFDDAERSEATQTLELTEEDYKEDGLIPLRYVKFQNVQSATLFVKSNQGDEETTKINYLTFIGTPVQATNMNDFKRVVGKKGESH; from the exons ATGGTGGGTGTTAAAGTGATCGGAAGTGACCCGGACTTCCAGCCGGAGCTAGCGGCCGCCGGTTCCAGACTTGTCGTGGTAAAGTTTACAATGGCCGG GTGTCGGCCCTGCGTCAGAATATCTCCCGCTTTCAACGCGCTGAGCAACAAGTATCCTCACGTCGTCTTCCTTGAAGTGGACGTTCACGTGTGTCAG gCGACAGCAGCAGCCAACAACATCTCAGCCACACCTACGTTCTTGTTCTTTAGGAACCGGGTTCGAGTGGATCAGTATCAGGGAGCAGACGCTGCAGGTCTGGAGGAGAAGATCAAGCAGCACACAGAGAACGACCCGGGAAACAACGAGGACTCCGACATTCCTAAGGGATAT ATGGACCTCATGCCTTTCGTGAGCAAAGCCGGCTGCGAGTGTCTGAACGAGAGCGACGACTGCGGCTTCGACAACTGCCTAATCAAGGACTCGTCCTACCTGGAGTCTGACTGTGATGAGCAG CTGTTGATCACGATCGCCTTCAACCAGCCTGTGAAGCTCTTCTCCATGAAGCTGCAGTCCTCGGAGTTTG CTCAAGCCCCGAAGGTGGTGAAGATCTTCATCAACCTTCCTCAGTCTATGGGCTTTGATGATGCTGAGCGGAGTGAAGCTACTCAGACTCTGGAGCTGACTGAGGAAGACTACAAGGAGGACGGTCTGATTCCTCTGCGATACGTCAAGTTTCAGAATGTGCAGAGCGCTACG CTGTTTGTCAAGTCCAACCAGGGAGACGAGGAAACCACAAAGATCAACTACCTGACGTTCATTGGGACTCCTGTACAGGCCACCAACATGAATGACTTCAAACGG GTCGTGGGGAAGAAAGGTGAGAGTCACTGA